In the genome of Mycobacterium kansasii ATCC 12478, one region contains:
- the rplL gene encoding 50S ribosomal protein L7/L12: MAKLSTDELLDAFKEMTLLELSDFVKKFEETFEVTAAAPVAVAAAGPAAGGAPAEAAEEQSEFDVILEAAGEKKIGVIKVVREIVSGLGLKEAKDLVDSAPKPLLEKVAKEAADDAKAKLEAAGATVTVK, encoded by the coding sequence ATGGCCAAGCTCTCGACGGACGAACTGCTTGACGCGTTCAAGGAAATGACCCTGTTGGAGCTCTCCGACTTCGTCAAGAAGTTCGAGGAGACCTTCGAGGTCACCGCGGCCGCACCGGTCGCCGTCGCCGCGGCCGGTCCTGCTGCCGGTGGCGCGCCGGCCGAGGCCGCCGAAGAGCAGTCCGAGTTCGACGTGATCCTCGAGGCCGCCGGCGAGAAGAAGATCGGCGTCATCAAGGTTGTCCGCGAGATCGTGTCCGGCCTGGGCCTCAAGGAGGCCAAGGACCTGGTCGACAGCGCACCCAAGCCGCTGCTCGAAAAGGTTGCCAAGGAAGCCGCCGACGACGCCAAGGCCAAGCTCGAGGCTGCCGGCGCCACCGTCACCGTCAAGTAA
- a CDS encoding TetR/AcrR family transcriptional regulator, protein MTEQAQHGIRGVREEMVHAAVALLDEHGPDALQTRKVSGAAGTSTMSVYTHFGGMRELIAAVAEEGLRQFDAALAVAPTTDPVADLLVVGAAYRRYAIERPHMYRLMFGSTSAHGIKAPALDVLTLTVVEIEQHHPSFAHVVRAVHRSMLAGRITVGSTGDGDAPDQVVISVAAQFWALIHGFVMLELAGFFGGESATVPPVLAAMTTNLLVALGDSPERVRQSQRSAFG, encoded by the coding sequence ATGACTGAGCAAGCCCAACACGGCATTCGCGGTGTTCGCGAGGAGATGGTGCATGCCGCCGTCGCCCTGCTCGACGAGCACGGACCCGATGCCCTGCAAACCCGCAAGGTGTCCGGAGCCGCCGGGACCTCGACGATGTCGGTCTACACACATTTCGGCGGCATGCGGGAACTGATTGCCGCAGTGGCCGAGGAGGGATTGCGGCAGTTCGACGCCGCGCTGGCGGTGGCACCGACGACTGACCCCGTTGCCGATCTATTGGTTGTCGGAGCGGCGTATCGACGCTATGCCATCGAGCGGCCGCATATGTATCGGCTGATGTTCGGCAGTACCAGCGCGCACGGCATCAAGGCGCCGGCTCTCGACGTCCTGACGCTGACGGTCGTCGAGATCGAGCAGCACCATCCCAGCTTCGCGCATGTCGTGCGCGCGGTGCACCGCTCGATGCTGGCGGGACGAATCACTGTGGGTTCGACGGGCGACGGCGACGCCCCGGACCAGGTGGTCATTTCCGTCGCCGCCCAGTTCTGGGCGTTGATCCACGGCTTCGTGATGCTCGAACTGGCCGGCTTCTTCGGCGGGGAGAGCGCGACGGTCCCACCGGTGCTGGCCGCGATGACCACGAACCTGCTTGTGGCGCTGGGCGATTCACCCGAGCGGGTGCGCCAGTCGCAGCGCTCCGCTTTCGGTTGA
- a CDS encoding carotenoid oxygenase family protein, whose protein sequence is MTTMRTAQSGNPYLEGLLAPVRNEVTATDLKVTGQIPEHLDGRYLRNGPNPVAEVDPAVYHWFSGDGMVHGVALRQGRASWYRNRWVRSLPVCAALGEPAPNRLDPRAGMLSLGANTSVLSHAGRTLALVEGGVANYELTEDLDTVGTCDFDGTLTGGYTAHPHRDPGTGELHAVSYSFARGRTVQYSVIDTQGRARRTVDIEVTGSPMMHDFSLTDKYVVIYDLPVTFDVSQVLPAKLPRWLSLPAQLVMQALIGHVRVPGPIAAMMNRNPKPSDRMPYAWNADYPARIGVMPRDGGNEDVRWFDIEPCYVYHPLNAYTETRDDGSELLILDVVRYARMFDHDRHGPGDTRPSLDRWTINLATGAVTTECRDDRPQEFPRINESLLGGRHRFGYTLGVDGGYLTGGTTEMSTSLYKHDYQTGSCQVAPLDAALLIGEMCFVPNPPGTSGERAEDDGILMGYGYHRDRDEGQLLLLDAQTCELMATVHLPQRVPMGFHGNWAPATP, encoded by the coding sequence GTGACGACAATGCGAACTGCCCAATCCGGGAACCCGTATCTCGAGGGTCTGCTGGCACCGGTGCGCAACGAGGTGACCGCGACCGACCTAAAGGTCACCGGCCAGATCCCGGAGCATCTCGATGGACGGTATCTGCGCAATGGACCCAACCCCGTCGCCGAGGTCGATCCCGCTGTCTATCACTGGTTCAGCGGTGACGGGATGGTCCATGGGGTAGCCCTTCGTCAAGGGCGAGCCAGCTGGTATCGCAACCGCTGGGTGCGCAGCCTGCCGGTATGCGCGGCCCTCGGAGAGCCGGCTCCGAACAGGCTCGATCCCCGGGCGGGCATGCTGTCCCTGGGCGCCAACACCAGCGTGCTGAGCCACGCCGGACGCACCCTGGCGCTCGTCGAGGGCGGCGTCGCCAATTACGAGCTCACCGAGGACCTCGACACCGTCGGGACATGCGACTTCGACGGCACCCTGACCGGCGGGTACACCGCCCACCCGCACCGCGACCCGGGGACCGGCGAACTGCATGCGGTGTCGTACTCGTTTGCTCGCGGACGGACCGTGCAGTATTCGGTGATCGACACCCAAGGGCGGGCCCGGCGCACCGTAGATATCGAGGTGACCGGGTCGCCGATGATGCACGACTTCTCCTTGACCGACAAGTACGTGGTGATCTACGACCTGCCGGTCACCTTCGACGTGTCGCAGGTGCTACCCGCGAAGCTGCCGCGCTGGCTGAGTTTGCCCGCGCAACTGGTGATGCAGGCGCTGATCGGTCACGTCCGGGTCCCCGGCCCGATCGCCGCGATGATGAACCGCAACCCCAAGCCGTCTGATCGCATGCCCTACGCCTGGAACGCCGACTATCCGGCCCGCATCGGAGTCATGCCCCGAGACGGCGGCAATGAGGACGTCCGGTGGTTCGACATCGAACCCTGCTACGTCTATCACCCGCTCAACGCCTACACCGAAACCCGAGACGACGGGTCCGAGCTGCTGATACTCGACGTGGTGCGGTATGCGCGAATGTTCGACCATGACCGGCACGGCCCCGGCGACACCCGTCCGTCACTGGATCGCTGGACCATCAACCTGGCCACCGGTGCCGTCACCACCGAATGCCGCGACGACCGGCCGCAGGAGTTTCCCCGGATCAACGAGAGCTTGCTGGGCGGTCGGCATCGGTTCGGCTACACGCTCGGCGTGGACGGCGGCTACCTGACCGGCGGAACGACGGAAATGTCCACCTCGCTGTACAAGCACGACTACCAGACCGGATCCTGCCAGGTGGCCCCGCTGGATGCTGCCCTGCTGATCGGCGAGATGTGCTTCGTCCCGAACCCACCGGGTACTTCCGGGGAAAGGGCGGAAGACGACGGCATCCTCATGGGGTACGGCTACCACCGCGACCGCGACGAGGGCCAGCTGTTGTTGCTGGACGCCCAGACGTGCGAATTGATGGCCACCGTGCACCTGCCGCAGCGGGTCCCGATGGGTTTCCACGGCAACTGGGCACCGGCGACTCCTTGA
- a CDS encoding ABC transporter ATP-binding protein — translation MGVAIEVNGLTKSFGSSRIWEDVTLTIPAGEVSVLLGPSGTGKSVFLKSLIGLLRPERGSIVIDGTDIIECSAKELYEIRTLFGVLFQDGALFGSMNLFDNTAFPLREHTKKKEKEIRDIVMEKLALVGLGGDEKKFPGEISGGMRKRAGLARALVLDPQIILCDEPDSGLDPVRTAYLSQLIMDINAQIDATILIVTHNINIARTVPDNMGMLFRKHLVMFGPREVLLTSDEPVVRQFLNGRRIGPIGMSEEKDEATMAEEQALLDAGHQAGGVEEIEGVPPQITATPGMPERKAVARRQARVRAMLHTLPKKAQEAILDDLEGTHKYHASEFGG, via the coding sequence ATGGGCGTCGCTATCGAGGTCAACGGACTCACGAAGTCCTTCGGTTCCTCGAGGATCTGGGAGGACGTCACGCTCACGATCCCCGCCGGCGAGGTCAGCGTGTTGCTGGGACCGTCGGGTACCGGCAAGTCGGTGTTCCTGAAATCCCTCATCGGCCTGCTTCGGCCTGAACGCGGCTCGATCGTCATCGACGGCACCGACATCATCGAATGCTCGGCCAAGGAGCTCTACGAGATCCGGACGTTGTTCGGTGTGCTTTTCCAGGACGGTGCGCTGTTCGGGTCGATGAACCTGTTTGACAACACCGCTTTCCCGCTGCGCGAGCACACCAAGAAAAAAGAAAAAGAGATCCGCGACATCGTCATGGAGAAGCTCGCACTGGTCGGCTTGGGCGGTGACGAGAAGAAGTTCCCCGGCGAGATCTCCGGCGGTATGCGCAAGCGTGCCGGGCTGGCCCGGGCGCTGGTTCTCGATCCGCAGATCATTCTCTGCGACGAGCCCGACTCTGGTCTGGACCCCGTCCGTACCGCCTACCTGAGCCAGCTGATCATGGACATCAATGCCCAGATCGACGCGACCATCCTCATCGTGACCCACAACATCAACATCGCCCGTACGGTGCCCGACAACATGGGCATGTTGTTCCGCAAGCATCTGGTCATGTTCGGACCCCGCGAAGTGCTGCTGACCAGCGACGAGCCGGTGGTGCGACAGTTCCTCAACGGCCGGCGCATCGGGCCGATCGGCATGTCCGAGGAGAAGGACGAGGCCACCATGGCCGAAGAGCAGGCGCTGCTCGACGCCGGTCACCAGGCGGGCGGCGTCGAGGAGATCGAGGGCGTGCCGCCGCAGATCACCGCGACGCCGGGTATGCCAGAGCGCAAAGCGGTGGCGCGGCGCCAGGCCCGGGTGCGCGCGATGCTGCACACCTTGCCGAAGAAGGCCCAGGAGGCGATCCTCGACGATCTCGAGGGCACGCACAAGTATCACGCGAGCGAGTTCGGCGGCTAG